The proteins below come from a single Asanoa ferruginea genomic window:
- a CDS encoding GntR family transcriptional regulator — translation MSDPASVLHRSLPESVYLLLRRRILNNDFAAGQRLIEATIAEELGVSRSTVREALRQLSVEGLVDISPRRHSIVTRMAYEDIRDACYARFVLEAGAARSVSERSGLIVAMKKVVARMGEAAESGDVARMIDLDTEFHGCIIDASGRHRLGSLWRMLDAQMGALMRSSIDRQHIALDEAVRRHQLLVDIFGVGTIDEIVAAMEEHYLGTVDDMAEAGMLTREAGAPS, via the coding sequence ATGAGCGATCCAGCGTCTGTCCTGCACAGATCCCTGCCGGAGAGCGTCTACCTGCTCCTGCGCCGGCGGATCCTCAACAACGACTTCGCGGCCGGGCAGCGGCTGATCGAGGCGACCATCGCCGAGGAACTCGGCGTCAGCCGCTCCACGGTCCGCGAGGCGTTGCGGCAACTGTCGGTCGAGGGCCTGGTCGACATCTCGCCGCGGCGGCACAGCATCGTCACCCGGATGGCCTACGAAGACATCCGGGACGCCTGCTATGCCAGGTTCGTGCTGGAGGCCGGCGCCGCCCGCAGCGTCAGCGAGCGCTCCGGCCTCATCGTCGCGATGAAGAAGGTCGTCGCCCGGATGGGCGAGGCCGCCGAGTCCGGCGACGTGGCCCGCATGATCGACCTCGACACCGAGTTCCACGGCTGCATCATCGACGCCTCCGGCCGGCATCGCCTGGGCTCCCTGTGGCGGATGCTCGACGCCCAGATGGGCGCCCTGATGCGCTCGTCGATCGACCGGCAGCACATCGCGCTCGACGAGGCGGTCCGCCGCCACCAACTCCTGGTCGACATCTTCGGCGTCGGCACGATCGACGAGATCGTGGCGGCGATGGAGGAGCACTACCTGGGCACGGTCGACGACATGGCCGAGGCCGGCATGCTGACCCGCGAGGCCGGCGCCCCCTCCTGA
- a CDS encoding MFS transporter has product MPASSASLWSDPDFRRLWAGQTASQLGEQATLVALPLIAVLTLGARPDQVGALRAVGQAPLLLLPLFVGAWVDRWRTRTVMVLADLGRALALTGAVVAAYVGGLGLPALVVIAFAVGGLSVFFDVAYQASVVRLFRRDQLARANSAIEGSRSGAQIAGPALGGALASSSLGIAATALFFALSFLCIRRIRPDEPVPTQRPLRIGQRIGDGVRFVAADAALRTVCLASAAFQFSLAATMTAYLLFLPRDLHLSGAAVGLVLAATGPGALLGSLLAARLPARLGYGPVLVGAAAIGDGAFLIVPTLHSGAAATVPLLVAANLVFGALGQLVNVTVMVVRQALTPNQLQGRVAATITFAGMGTAPLGSLLGGVLATQWGPRTSLAVTAAGMLLSPLLMALSPLARIGRDVSS; this is encoded by the coding sequence GTGCCTGCCTCCTCCGCTTCGCTCTGGAGTGATCCTGACTTCCGCCGGCTCTGGGCCGGTCAGACCGCGTCGCAACTGGGCGAGCAGGCCACCCTGGTGGCGCTGCCGCTGATCGCCGTGCTCACCCTCGGCGCCCGGCCCGACCAGGTGGGCGCCCTGCGTGCGGTTGGCCAGGCGCCGCTGCTGCTGTTGCCGCTGTTCGTCGGCGCCTGGGTCGACCGCTGGCGCACCCGGACCGTGATGGTGTTGGCCGACCTCGGCCGGGCGCTGGCGCTGACCGGCGCCGTCGTGGCCGCCTACGTCGGTGGTCTGGGCCTGCCGGCACTCGTGGTGATCGCGTTCGCCGTCGGCGGCCTGTCGGTGTTCTTCGACGTGGCCTACCAGGCCTCGGTGGTCCGGCTGTTCCGCCGGGACCAGTTGGCCCGGGCCAACAGCGCGATCGAGGGCAGCCGGTCCGGCGCCCAGATCGCCGGCCCCGCACTGGGCGGTGCGCTGGCATCGTCGTCGCTCGGCATCGCCGCCACCGCCCTGTTCTTCGCACTCTCGTTTCTGTGCATCCGCCGGATCCGCCCCGACGAGCCGGTCCCCACGCAGCGTCCACTTCGGATCGGGCAGCGGATCGGCGACGGTGTCCGCTTCGTGGCCGCTGATGCCGCGCTGCGCACGGTGTGCCTCGCGTCGGCGGCGTTCCAGTTCAGCCTCGCCGCCACGATGACCGCCTACCTGCTGTTCCTGCCGCGCGACCTGCACCTGTCCGGCGCCGCGGTTGGCCTGGTCCTGGCGGCGACCGGCCCGGGCGCCCTGCTCGGCTCCCTGCTGGCGGCCCGCCTACCGGCCCGGCTGGGCTACGGCCCGGTCCTGGTGGGAGCCGCGGCCATCGGCGACGGCGCATTCCTGATCGTGCCGACCCTGCACAGCGGGGCCGCGGCGACCGTGCCGTTGCTGGTGGCGGCCAACCTCGTCTTCGGTGCGTTAGGCCAACTCGTCAACGTCACGGTCATGGTCGTGCGCCAGGCCCTGACCCCGAACCAGCTGCAGGGCCGCGTGGCGGCGACGATCACGTTCGCCGGCATGGGCACGGCCCCGCTCGGATCGCTGCTGGGCGGCGTGCTGGCGACGCAGTGGGGCCCGCGCACGAGCCTGGCGGTGACGGCCGCCGGGATGCTGCTCTCACCGCTGCTCATGGCGCTGTCGCCGCTCGCGCGGATCGGCCGGGATGTGTCGTCATAG